The region TCAAATATAAAAACTCCAAAACTGCTAAAACTGTTTATGAATCTCTAGAAGTAGACAATTTAGGATTTTTAGATTCAAAATTAGAAAAAAATATAATCACATATAACTTAGACAATGACTCTCTTGGAAGTTTTTTATCAACAACAGATGATTTAATAGCATCTGAAATAGTTGTGGAAAAAATTCTTGAAACTACTAAAAAAGAATGAAAAATGTATTACATAAACAAATAAACATAAATTAATAGGAACTTTTATATAAATAAAAATTATAAATATATTTTATAAATAATTTCTTGATTTATTAAATTAAAATACAAAGTAGAGAGTGTATATTTATGGAATGTTACTATCATCCAAACAAAGAAGGTGTTAATACATGTGCCATCTGTGGAAAATCTGTATGTGAAGAATGCAGTTTAGAAATCGCAGGTAAAATGTATTGTAAAGAATGTTTGGAAAAAATTGTAGGAATTGGATTAAATAATGAAACTAATGAAAAAGAAGAAACACAACCAATAAACAATAAAACTGAACCCGCAAGACTTGGTAAACAAGAAGAACCTCAAAGAGTTCCAT is a window of uncultured Methanobrevibacter sp. DNA encoding:
- a CDS encoding KEOPS complex subunit Pcc1, whose protein sequence is MKIKGKLQLKYKNSKTAKTVYESLEVDNLGFLDSKLEKNIITYNLDNDSLGSFLSTTDDLIASEIVVEKILETTKKE